TGTAATGGTCAAATTTTGTTTTGCAAACATACATGCTGGGCAAATAAAATAGATGCTAGTCAAAattatttacacatttatttttatttgccaaATTTGGAACATCCAAAATTTCATGGTACTCCCTTGTAAAACTCAGCTCATTAAAATGCCATAGTAGGGCATTTGAGGGctaccaaatttttcttttcttatgtatGAATCTGGCAATGTCAAAAGTAGAAAGCAAAGCCCCATTATAACATGGTATGGGATTTTGAAATAGTCACCTTGAGTTTTAAGATAAAATCTCACTACTCAAATTTACTTCTTGGGAAAGAGCTTTCTTTGGAATGttgcttattttaaaactttttcagcAGAAATTCTTATCCAAGAGCACAGAGACCTGCTCAGAAGAAAGATGCCATTACTGATTGCCCCTTCAAAAAAATTACCTTGAGTCATAGAAACAAGCTACTTCTCCTTGGAGAATTCTGGTTTTGGCTTCTTCTTTGTGTGCTGGTCTCCTAAGTAGGCTGAGATGAGATGCTGCTAGGGGATGACTAATGACTCAAGATATTTCAACCAGCATCAGATCAACCAAGACTTTTGATGGAAGAGTCCATTATTAACAGGGACCTGTGTTTGACTTATTTTTCCAGTAGTGGTCATAGGAAGTTTGAACCAGTCTTACTCTGTCACATGGTTCTTCAGTGATTTAGAGGTATCCTTGGGAAAGGCAATATGGCATACTTAGCAGAGCACTAGACTGGCACTGAGAAGATTGGATTTTGAGACTCTCTTCTGATgccttctagctgtgtgattttctAAACAAGTCAACatacacttattaagcatctgctatgtgtgtatatatacatatatgtatatgtatatgtatatatgtacattatgcTATGCTAAAcaccagggatacaaagagagtTCAAAAGAGCAACCTCTTCCTTCAAGAAACTCACCATCTAATGGAGAGAGAACAAATAGTTATATGTGAGCAAGATATAcatgtgtaatatatgtatatatgcatataaatgtgtgtatatgtaggtgtgtataataaattggagataactttagagggaaggcattagcattaaGATAAATCAATTAAGTTTTCTTGCATAATTTTGGAATTTAAGaggaaaattcaattcaatttagtcagaaaaaatgaatttatgttaaacatatgtgtGTAGCAAGCCTCTTTTTCTTTAGTCCTTACCCATTTCTACAGAGCAGTTGGTGGAGAGATTGTATTAAGTATttaagtaataatgatgatgtacTTAAGATGTAGGCAGATGAggtggtctttaaaaaaaaaaaagactattggaTGGAAACAATCATTTCAAGAAAGCTATGGGTTTGGAACCCAGATTTAGGGGGCTTAGGAGTTTAGTACATATTGAGGCAGTGGAAGAATTAGTTTTTTAGGAGTTTGATGTGAACAGGAGAAGAGAAATAGGATGGGCTAGCAGGATCAAAGTAATAGTATTTTTGGAGGGGGGAAGACCTCAGTATTTgtataggaagagagaaaagagcaaTAGAGAGGGATATAATACAGTGAGAAAATTTTGCATTGGGAGTTGGATTCCAAGTGAGAAATATTAGAGtgagaaaataattgatttttggGAAGCTACCCAGTATGGTCACAGGTTGTATGGGTCTTAGACTCAGGAAGTCCTTAATTCAAATgctacttcagacacttaactagccaTATTCCCTGGGACAAGcccttctcttcattttctcagtttttatttcctcacctgtgaaaggggcataataatagtatatacttcccagggttgttcacaagatcaaaagatataatataTGGAAAACACTATGGAAAacctagctattattatttgtagGCATAACACTTGAGTTTAAATCACTTCTGATATAATGACCACAGGCAGAGTTTTTAAACTTTAGTTTCATaaataagatggggataataatattgtaTCATTTCTCTCAATCGGTTgttttgaaggaaatgaaaaagtaaaCCTCCCACCTAGAAATGTGTTTCTATCATTGTTACTCTGCTTCTAATACCCTTGTAGTTTTCAGacttcttatatataaaataagagtgGTAAAAATGGTTTCATTATCTAtattcacaggattattgtgaaaatatgtaaacATTCTACAAATGTAAGGTTATATATCATATcctaatatttcatattatatttgtGGGGGATAGTGTGTTATCCCTATGAATTAGCACAATTCTTTGCACATATTAAGCACTAAAAAAATTTGTTGACTATCATCATATGTCATCAAGTGTATAGAGAAGGCTTAGTGAAGAAAATCCCTCTGCTAATATGAATTGTAATTATTCCTATAACTAATAGTCTTACTGTCATTCAACCAGTAAGTGTCAAGGGTGAAACCTGAACCTAGGGCTTCTTTATTCCAAAGCAGATTCTTTATCACCATGTTGTCTTTTATCacatatatctaattaaaatagtACAAAAAGCCCTGATTTTATCAATATGGGCACTCCTTCCCAAAATTTAATGATTTGCAGGGACTGGACCATTAAATTAAATTCGAtcgtatttattaagcacttagcacatggaagcattatagaaatgcttattctctttctttccccttctctaatCACTTAGTAACCAACTCTCTGGAGATAACCTTCTCCATAATTAGACAGGTTTGTTTTATGATGACAGTCCTTTCAGTTCAACGAGATTATGCCTGCTCCTTCACCTCCACCTGGCTTCTGTTAAGTTGAGATGAACCTATGTGGAAATACGTGGAAATATTATGTGGAAATAATCTTTGAACTAACAGAAAgtttaaggaaagaagaaaacaggagCATCCAGAGAATATTCACACATATAaacaatgcttttaaaaaaatataagtaaCAGGACAATAACTTCTACAGGTATCTAAAATAACTTGTGCACAATACCACCCTTTCTTAGAACTTATTTAATACAATTATTTCTCAGAGCTTATCTCAAGATAACTATTTCTTAGAGCTGTCATTccaatatttcttctttggtaaaTTTATCATGACCTAGAGGCATTAAAAACATTGACATAACATTAACGAATAATCTGCTTATATTCGATTCCCTAAAATTGTGTTTGTGACAATTTACCCCTCACTTATTCTTATATCTTCTTTAAAACTCAATTCAAATTCCACCCCCCATACACAAACTTGTTAATGCTTTTCTCCTTTAGATTACTTTCATCTAGTCTATATATCTTACATAtatctagttatttacatgttgcctCCTTGATTAGAATGCTCCTTCCTCTAAGGTAAGgattgttttcttccctttgttATCTCCAGTGCTCACCTTAGTGCCTGGAAGACAGTAGATATTTAGTAAACTGCTTGTTGATTGAATTTAACCAGGGCCTAACGTCTTGCAAATggctgaggcagtatttgaaatttggtcttcctgattccatgtccatGGCTCTAGCTATTAGTCCAGCTAAGCTTCCTACCCCTAAGAGGTACCCAAGGAAGGCTCACTGAATGAATTTATTTGATGGCCAGAATAACAATCTGCTTTTTAGGACAATCTTAACTGGAGGATTTTTCACGATTGGCTTCAATATATTCTTCTAAATCACTGGGTGGTTTCTTTCTTTGTGGTAGAATAAAATCTGCTTGCCCTGGTGCAAGCATAGGAAAGGTAGAATTGATGTATTTCTGGAATGCCTCCCGGGTTTCCAGCAGCTCCTCTTCCAGGAAGTCCTTCCAGCGGGTCATATTGTCCAGATGGTCAGACTTCTCCTGCAGTTTGTCTTCCGTGACGTCCAGCTTTTTGGAAACTTCTTCTATGGCAGCTTTATGTTGTTCCTCTATCTCCTTCAACATTTCAGCAGCTTCTTCCTGCTTCCTTTTTTGGGTGACTTTAAAATTGGCATTCATCTGGTATTCTGTGGCTTTGGTGATTTCTTGtacatttttttcaagatttttcttaGAGAGAATACCagcttccaaaattttcttctcattcttcctgAAAATGACACAGATTTGGATCATCAGGAggttatcaatcaattaataatcaACCCAACTATCAATGATGAGTAAGCACAGATTTAATGCTGGagtacaaatataaagaatgaaatgattccATGCTTgtaggaagcttacattctagcaTGTAAGGCAGCAATGTAAGTCGTTAcagaatatatattaaaaataaataaatacaagatgaaAGAGGAATTATGATATAGCAAAAAGCTAGTCTCAAAGTCAAAAGGATCTGCATTCAAGTCTTACCTTTGACACTTAATATTTGTGTGACCCcttctggcaaatcacttaacatttctgtGGTCTGGACAATTCTCTAAAAACAGAGGTCAGCaaactccctccctctcttccaccAAGTGCAGCCCAtctacttgtttgtttgttttaaagctGGGAGATACAAATAGTTTTTGGATTTTCAAATAGaatagaactttattttttaaaatgtgaaagcCATTCCTGGTTTGCAACAGTTTTGGCTTTTAGGTGAGTTGTCTGTTGACAGCTGCTCTCAGTGGTAGAGAGAAAGCtatagagggagtttcttcacctgaagaaccaatgaaattacaggtacAGTGCCTATCCCTATCCTAAATATAAGGAAGTTAGGGAGGGAGGGCATTTATAGTTGAGAAAGAACATGAAAAGCTTCATTATATCCAATCTCTCTATTCCTAAATTTCTTTAAATCCTAATTTACTTCTTCACTCCATCTCAATTATGAACAAGAACGGTCACTCCCTGGATCTCACGTTATCTCATGGTGATCATTTCTGATAAAACACTTGGAAGAAACTTCAgcaaaaaatatttcatcatttaGAAGTATTTTggtttgaaaaacaaaagaggaTAAAAAGGATTTTTGCCTGGGGGTTTTGGAAGACTACCTTATCTGCTTGTTCACTAATTCAATAGCTATTTGTTGCTCTTCAGCTCTGACTTGTTCTATTGCCTCCATCTTTTCCTGATGGCACTCTCTCAGGATCTTCTGGATTCTATGGACCATGCGCTGTTCAGCAGCCctgttttctctcttcatttcctcttccattaACTCTTTTGTCTCTTGCTTAGTGAGTTCCATTAATTCCTTAAGCAacattaaaataagatttaagtAGTGGATAATACTGAATTATACTCTCAATtatatacatgcaaataaatGGTTAGGAAGGGTATGATACAGTGGGACAaacattagatttggaatcagaggacttttgtgtgaatcctagctctgccatttactacttATATCACCTTGGGCAATTAATTCATTTTACTTCTTGGGACCTCAGCtccatcatttgtaaaatagtggGGACTGCATTaatgacctctaaagttccttctaattcCAGATCTGTGATCCTATGCATAAAGTCTTAGATAATATTTTCCCCTTGGGGCTTGCAGCTCTCCAGATAAGTCATAATATTTGCataattcatcatttttattagcaCCATCTTATTATCTCAAATGACTTTGGACAGGATATTTATCCTCCctggatcttagtttccttatctgtaaaatgaagaggtcagAGTAAGTGATTTCAGAGGTtctatgatattatatatattaaacatttaagaaaaagaaaatagtatactGTGTGCTAACATACCTTTTTTGGAGAATCAGAGTTaatcttataaacatatttcatatatatgtatatttgaattAGATGTATTATCATTTTAAGAGTTTTTTTgtttccatcctttcttccccttttctccctcccccacactTTATTGTTAGCTATTAATTCTCTTACCTTTATCTTTTATCAAGCTGTTGactattataattttcttgcattattctcaattctttccccaattttttctatacttct
The Sminthopsis crassicaudata isolate SCR6 chromosome 4, ASM4859323v1, whole genome shotgun sequence genome window above contains:
- the C4H6orf163 gene encoding uncharacterized protein C6orf163 homolog, which translates into the protein MIRNPNLQNFVCCAVCNKIIPPPPTGEAFEQIQEYKPFKTRFYTHKDILDIGIQIHQNEDKIHLDKLEALLKAAQDEVWEKVEAITDEAVKKAVKKINDKHVEEIKELKEEHENEIKELMELTKQETKELMEEEMKRENRAAEQRMVHRIQKILRECHQEKMEAIEQVRAEEQQIAIELVNKQIRKNEKKILEAGILSKKNLEKNVQEITKATEYQMNANFKVTQKRKQEEAAEMLKEIEEQHKAAIEEVSKKLDVTEDKLQEKSDHLDNMTRWKDFLEEELLETREAFQKYINSTFPMLAPGQADFILPQRKKPPSDLEEYIEANREKSSS